The following coding sequences are from one Streptococcus sp. NPS 308 window:
- a CDS encoding HD domain-containing protein: protein MNEKVFRDPVHNYIHVNNQVIYDLINTKEFQRLRRIKQLGTSSYTFHGGEHSRFSHCLGVYEIARQITEIFEEKYPEEWDSNESLLTMTAALLHDLGHGAYSHTFENLFDTDHEAITQEIIQSPETEIHQVLLQVAPDFPKKVASVIDHTYPNKQVVQLISSQIDADRMDYLLRDSYFTGAFYGQFDLTRILRVIRPVENGIAFQRNGMHAIEDYVLSRYQMYMQVYFHPATRAMEVLLQNLLKRAKELYPENKDFFALTSPHLLPFFEKNVCLSDYLALDDGVMNTYFQLWMTSTDKILADLSQRFINRKVFKSITFSQEDQDQLASMRQLVEEIGFDPDYYTAIHKNFDLPYDIYRPESENPRTQIEILQKNGDLAELSSLSPIVQSLAGSRHGDNRFYFPKEMLDQNSIFASITQQFLHLIENDHFTPNKNE, encoded by the coding sequence ATGAACGAAAAAGTATTCCGTGACCCAGTTCACAACTATATCCATGTAAATAATCAGGTCATCTATGACTTGATCAATACAAAAGAATTTCAACGGCTCCGTCGTATCAAACAGTTAGGGACATCTAGCTATACCTTTCATGGTGGAGAGCATAGTCGTTTTTCTCACTGTTTGGGCGTCTATGAAATTGCCCGTCAAATCACTGAAATTTTCGAAGAAAAATACCCTGAAGAATGGGATTCCAATGAGTCTCTCTTAACCATGACTGCAGCGCTTCTCCACGACCTTGGACATGGAGCCTACTCTCATACTTTTGAAAATCTCTTTGACACTGACCATGAGGCTATTACCCAGGAAATTATCCAAAGCCCTGAAACAGAGATTCACCAGGTTCTTTTACAGGTCGCTCCAGACTTTCCTAAGAAGGTTGCCAGCGTTATCGACCACACTTATCCAAACAAACAGGTGGTTCAGTTGATTTCTAGTCAGATTGATGCGGACCGCATGGACTATCTCCTTCGCGACTCCTACTTTACCGGTGCTTTTTATGGCCAGTTTGATCTGACTCGTATCCTTCGTGTTATTCGTCCTGTTGAAAATGGAATCGCCTTTCAGCGTAATGGGATGCACGCCATCGAAGATTATGTTCTCAGTCGTTACCAGATGTACATGCAGGTGTATTTCCACCCAGCTACACGGGCCATGGAGGTTCTTCTGCAAAATCTTTTGAAACGTGCCAAAGAACTCTATCCAGAAAACAAGGACTTCTTTGCCCTAACCTCTCCACACTTACTACCATTCTTTGAAAAAAACGTTTGCTTGTCTGATTATCTAGCACTAGATGACGGAGTTATGAATACCTACTTCCAACTCTGGATGACTAGTACAGATAAAATTCTAGCCGACCTTTCCCAACGTTTTATCAATCGTAAGGTCTTTAAATCTATTACTTTTTCTCAGGAAGACCAAGACCAACTCGCAAGCATGAGACAACTGGTTGAAGAAATCGGTTTTGATCCAGACTACTATACTGCCATTCATAAGAACTTTGACCTCCCTTATGATATCTATCGTCCCGAATCTGAAAATCCACGGACACAGATTGAGATTCTACAGAAAAATGGAGATCTAGCAGAACTCTCTAGTCTGTCTCCTATCGTCCAATCCCTTGCTGGTAGCCGCCACGGAGATAATCGTTTCTATTTCCCAAAAGAAATGTTAGATCAAAACAGCATCTTCGCAAGTATCACTCAGCAATTTTTACACTTGATTGAGAACGATCATTTTACCCCAAATAAAAACGAATAG
- the yidA gene encoding sugar-phosphatase, giving the protein MSIKLIAVDIDGTLVNSKKEITPQVFSAIQDAKQAGVKVVIATGRPIAGVAKLLDDLQLRDEGDYVVTFNGALVQETATGHEIISESLTYEDYLDMEFLSRKLGVHMHAITKDGIYTANRNIGKYTVHESTLVSMPIFYRTPEEMADKEIVKCMFIDEPEILDAAIEKIPAEFYERYSINKSAPFYLELLKRNVDKGSAITHLAEKLGLTKDETMAIGDEENDRAMLEVVGNPVVMENGNPELKKIAKYITKTNDESGVAHAIRTWVL; this is encoded by the coding sequence ATGAGTATTAAACTAATCGCCGTCGATATCGATGGTACCCTGGTTAACAGTAAAAAGGAAATCACTCCTCAAGTCTTTTCTGCCATCCAAGATGCCAAACAAGCTGGCGTCAAGGTCGTCATTGCAACGGGCCGACCTATCGCAGGCGTTGCCAAACTTCTGGACGACTTACAGTTGAGAGACGAGGGTGACTATGTGGTAACCTTCAACGGTGCCCTTGTCCAAGAGACTGCTACTGGTCATGAGATTATCAGCGAATCCTTGACCTATGAGGATTATCTGGATATGGAATTTCTCAGTCGCAAACTCGGTGTTCACATGCACGCTATTACCAAGGACGGTATCTATACTGCCAATCGCAATATCGGAAAGTACACGGTGCACGAATCAACCCTCGTCAGCATGCCCATCTTCTACCGCACTCCTGAAGAAATGGCTGACAAGGAAATCGTCAAGTGTATGTTTATCGATGAACCAGAAATTCTCGATGCTGCGATTGAAAAGATACCAGCCGAATTTTACGAGCGCTACTCCATCAATAAATCCGCTCCTTTCTACCTTGAGCTCCTTAAAAGGAATGTAGACAAGGGTTCAGCCATCACTCACTTAGCTGAAAAACTCGGATTGACCAAAGATGAAACCATGGCGATCGGTGACGAAGAAAATGACCGTGCCATGCTGGAAGTCGTTGGCAACCCCGTTGTTATGGAAAATGGAAATCCAGAACTCAAAAAAATCGCCAAATACATCACCAAAACAAATGACGAATCTGGCGTAGCCCATGCTATTCGTACCTGGGTATTGTAG
- a CDS encoding Gfo/Idh/MocA family protein: MFKLGVIGTGAISHHFIEAAHASGQYQLVAVYSRKLETAATFASRYQDIQLFDQLEGFFKSSFDVVYIASPNSLHFVQAKAALSYGKHVILEKPAVTQPHEWLDLRQTAEKNHCFIFEAARNYHEEAFTTIKNFLADKQVLGADFNYAKYSSKMPDLLAGQTPNVFSDRFAGGALMDLGIYPLYAAIRLFGKAQDATYQAQQLDNSIDLNGDGILFYPDYQVHIKAGKNITSNLPCEIYTADGTLTLNTIEHIRSAIFTNHRGNQVQLPIQQASHTMTEEVAAFAQMIQQPDQTLYQNWLDDASSVHDLLYTMRQSAGIRFEAEK; encoded by the coding sequence ATGTTTAAACTAGGTGTCATCGGAACAGGCGCTATCAGCCATCACTTCATAGAAGCAGCCCATGCCAGTGGCCAATACCAGCTGGTCGCTGTCTACTCTAGAAAACTAGAAACTGCCGCAACCTTTGCTTCTCGATATCAAGATATCCAGCTCTTTGATCAATTAGAGGGCTTCTTCAAGAGCTCCTTTGATGTAGTTTATATCGCCAGCCCAAACTCCTTGCATTTTGTTCAAGCCAAGGCTGCCTTGTCTTATGGCAAGCATGTCATTCTTGAAAAGCCAGCTGTCACTCAGCCACATGAATGGCTGGATTTGAGACAGACAGCTGAGAAAAATCACTGTTTTATCTTTGAAGCGGCTCGTAATTACCACGAAGAAGCTTTTACCACTATCAAAAACTTTTTAGCAGACAAGCAAGTGCTGGGAGCAGATTTCAACTATGCCAAGTATTCTTCCAAGATGCCTGACTTGTTAGCAGGACAGACTCCCAATGTCTTTTCAGACCGTTTTGCTGGCGGTGCCCTTATGGACTTGGGGATTTATCCTCTCTATGCTGCTATTCGCCTTTTTGGAAAGGCTCAAGACGCGACTTATCAAGCTCAACAGCTTGACAATAGCATTGACCTAAATGGAGATGGTATCCTCTTCTACCCAGACTATCAAGTTCATATCAAGGCTGGGAAAAACATCACTTCCAATCTTCCTTGCGAGATTTATACAGCAGATGGAACCTTGACCCTCAACACGATTGAGCATATCCGTTCAGCTATTTTTACCAACCACCGAGGAAATCAAGTTCAGCTCCCTATCCAACAGGCTTCTCATACGATGACTGAGGAAGTTGCTGCGTTTGCACAGATGATCCAGCAACCAGATCAGACACTTTACCAGAACTGGCTGGATGATGCAAGTTCTGTTCATGACCTATTATATACCATGCGCCAGTCTGCTGGCATTAGATTTGAGGCAGAAAAATGA
- a CDS encoding DEAD/DEAH box helicase — protein MKTKLPTEWQELSDQLGFQEFTPIQTQLFEPILAGENLLGVSPTGTGKTLAYLLPSLLRLKKKKSQQLLILAPNTELAGQIFDVCKTWAEAIGLTAQLFLSGSSQKRQIERLKKGPEILIGTPGRIFELIKLKKIKMMNVESIILDEFDQLLDDSQIHFVEKITHYAPRDHQLIYMSATTKFDQEKIAPNTRTIDLSDQKLDNIQHFYMQVDQRHRVDMLRKLAHVEDFRGLVFFNSLSDLGSAEEKLQYRDILAVSLASDVNVKFRKVILEKFKDKQLTLLLATDLLARGIDIDSLECVVNFDIPRDIETYTHRAGRTGRMGKEGYVITLVTHPEELKKLKKFATVREIVLKNQELYIK, from the coding sequence ATGAAAACTAAACTACCGACTGAATGGCAAGAACTGAGCGACCAGCTCGGTTTCCAAGAATTCACTCCCATTCAAACTCAACTATTTGAGCCTATACTTGCTGGAGAAAACCTCCTAGGAGTAAGTCCGACAGGAACTGGTAAGACCCTAGCTTACCTCCTGCCAAGTCTTCTAAGGCTAAAAAAGAAAAAATCTCAGCAGCTCTTGATTCTAGCACCAAATACCGAACTGGCTGGACAGATTTTTGATGTATGTAAAACGTGGGCAGAAGCCATCGGTTTGACTGCTCAGCTCTTCCTATCAGGTTCCAGTCAGAAACGCCAGATTGAACGCCTAAAAAAAGGACCAGAAATTCTGATTGGAACTCCTGGCCGTATCTTTGAATTGATTAAATTGAAAAAAATCAAGATGATGAATGTGGAATCCATCATCCTGGATGAATTTGACCAATTGCTCGATGATTCTCAGATTCACTTTGTCGAGAAAATTACCCACTACGCACCTCGTGACCACCAACTCATCTACATGAGTGCGACGACCAAGTTTGACCAAGAAAAAATTGCTCCAAACACACGCACCATTGATCTTTCTGACCAAAAACTGGACAACATTCAGCATTTCTACATGCAAGTAGACCAACGTCATCGAGTGGATATGCTACGAAAGCTAGCTCATGTTGAGGATTTCCGTGGTCTAGTCTTCTTTAACAGCCTATCAGACCTTGGAAGCGCTGAGGAAAAACTACAGTATCGGGATATCTTGGCTGTTTCCCTCGCTAGTGACGTCAATGTTAAGTTTAGAAAAGTCATTTTAGAGAAATTCAAGGACAAACAACTAACCCTGCTCCTTGCAACTGACCTTCTGGCACGTGGGATTGATATTGATAGTCTAGAATGTGTCGTAAACTTTGATATTCCTAGAGACATCGAAACTTACACTCACCGCGCTGGCCGTACAGGTCGCATGGGCAAAGAGGGCTATGTGATCACTCTCGTAACCCATCCTGAAGAGCTTAAAAAACTCAAGAAGTTTGCTACAGTTCGAGAAATTGTCCTAAAAAACCAAGAACTCTATATCAAATAA
- a CDS encoding DUF1934 domain-containing protein, protein MKIRMRNTIRFDEQLEVIDQLYDVEVREKGDYRYLLFYNEEKEKVVLKFHEEELVMTRFSSPKTIMRFLKDSDSLAYIPTPMGMQEFIIQTSHYKLDGQKIELAYQLQNQEGHPFASYQLEITWG, encoded by the coding sequence GTGAAGATTCGGATGCGAAATACGATTCGGTTTGATGAACAGTTGGAAGTCATAGACCAACTCTATGACGTGGAAGTGCGTGAAAAGGGAGATTATCGTTATTTGCTTTTCTATAATGAGGAAAAGGAAAAAGTGGTTCTCAAGTTTCATGAAGAAGAACTAGTGATGACCCGTTTCTCGAGTCCCAAAACCATCATGCGTTTTCTCAAGGATAGTGATAGTTTAGCTTATATTCCGACTCCAATGGGGATGCAGGAGTTTATCATTCAAACGAGTCACTACAAACTGGATGGGCAAAAGATTGAGCTAGCCTATCAACTACAAAATCAAGAGGGACACCCTTTTGCCAGCTATCAATTAGAAATTACTTGGGGATAA